In the Molothrus aeneus isolate 106 chromosome 28, BPBGC_Maene_1.0, whole genome shotgun sequence genome, one interval contains:
- the STRADA gene encoding STE20-related kinase adapter protein alpha isoform X1, translating into MSFLVSKPERIRRWVSEKFIVEGLREFELFGEQPPGDSRRKTNEASSESIAPSPKRDTMSSFLPDSSCYELLTIIGRGFEDLMVVNLARYKPTGEYVTVRRVNLEACTNEMVTFLQGELHVSKLFNHPNIVPYKATFIADNELWVVTSFMAYGSAKDLICTHFTDGMTELAIAYILQGVLKALDYIHHMGYVHRSVKASHILISVDGKVYLSGLRSNLSMINHGQRLKVVHDFPKYSIKVLPWLSPEVLQQNLQGYDAKSDIYSVGITACELANGHVPFKDMPSTQMLLEKLNGTVPCLLDTTTIPADELTMKTSRSSASYGVGESAAVSNARAANGEPALHPYLRTFSTYFHNFVEQCLQRNPDFRPSAGTLLSHPFFKQIKRRASEALPELLRPVTPITNLEGTLPQDPSGIFGLVSNLEQLDVDDWEF; encoded by the exons ATGTCTTTCCTTGTAAGTAAACCCGAGCGCATTAGG cgGTGGGTGTCTGAGAAGTTCATTGTTGAGGGATTGAGAGAGTTCGAGCTGTTTGGAG AGCAGCCTCCGGGTGACTCTCGGAGAAAA aCAAATGAGGCGAGCTCCGAGTCGATAGCTCCTTCCCCTAAAAGGGACACCATGAGCAGCTTCCTGCCAGACAGCAGCTGCTATGAGTTGCTCACTATCATAG GCAGAGGCTTTGAAGACTTGATGGTTGTGAACCTGGCCAGGTATAAACCCACAGGAGAGTATGTCACAGTCAGAAGAGTGAACTTGGAGGCCTGCACGAATGAAATGGTCACATTCTTGCAG GGGGAACTTCATGTTTCCAAACTCTTCAACCACCCTAACATTGTGCCATACAAAGCAACTTTCATAGCTGACAATGAGCTGTGGGTAGTGACTTCTTTCATGGCCTATG gTTCTGCAAAAGATTTAATCTGTACCCATTTTACAGATGGGATGACTGAACTGGCCATTGCTTACATTCTCCAAGGTGTCTTGAAAGCACTTGACTACATCCATCATATGGGCTATGTGCATAG gagtGTTAAAGCCAGCCACATCCTGATCTCTGTGGATGGGAAGGTTTACCTCTCTGGTCTGAGGAGTAACCTGAGCATGATCAACCATGGGCAGCGACTCAAAGTTGTTCATGACTTCCCCAAATACAGCATCAAAGTGCTGCCTTGGCTCAGTCCTGAGGTTTTGCAGCAG AATCTGCAGGGTTACGATGCAAAATCTGACATTTACAGTGTGGGGATAACGGCCTGTGAGCTGGCAAATGGCCATGTCCCATTTAAAGACATGCCTTCTACTCAG ATGCTGTTGGAGAAGCTGAATGGAActgttccctgcctgctggACACCACCACCATCCCTGCAGACGAGCTGACCATGAAGACGTCGCGCTCCAGCGCCAGCTACGGCGTGGGGGAGAGCGCGGCCGTGAGCAACGCGCGCGCGGCCAACGGCgagccagccctgcaccccTACCTCCGCACCTTCTCCACCTACTTCCACAACTTCGTGGAGCAGTGCCTCCAGAGGAACCCTGATTTCAG GCCCAGTGCAGGCACCCTGCTCAGTCACCCCTTTTTTAAGCAG ATCAAGCGCCGTGCTTCCGAAGCACTCCCCGAACTCCTGCGCCCCGTCACCCCCATCACCAATTTGGAAGGGACACTGCCCCAAGATCCCAGTGGCATTTTTGGGTTGGTATCAAATCTGGAGCAGCTGGATGTGGATGACTGGGAATTCTAG
- the LOC136567358 gene encoding E3 ubiquitin-protein ligase RNF113A-like → MAEESGVCSFVFKKRVRAAGSGRRKRPGSDQERESSGEEGSTVVRKERRRDTANPMIQKTRRCARERPEYAPSSSEDEDPAKEIGVTYKSTRSAKPVGPEDMGATAVYELDTEKEKDAQAIFERSQKIQEELRGKEDDKIYRGINNYQKYVKPKDTSMGNASSGMVRKGPIRAPEHLRATVRWDYQPDICKDYKETGFCGFGDSCKFLHDRSDYKHGWQIERELDEGRYGVNDDENYEVSSDEEDMPFKCFICRGSFKNPVVTKCRHYFCESCALQHYRKSQRCYVCDKQTNGVFNPAKELMAKLEKHKGEEEEEQQSDQEGDPQ, encoded by the exons ATGGCGGAGGAGAGCGGCGTCTGCAGCTTCGTGTTCAAGAAGCGGGTCCGGGCCGCGGGCAGCGGCCGGCGAAAACGGCCCGGCAGCGACCAGGAGCGGG AGAGCAGCGGGGAGGAGGGCAGCACCGTGGTGCGCAAGGAGCGGCGGCGGGACACCGCCAACCCCATGATCCAGAAG ACCAGGCGCTGCGCGAGGGAGAGGCCGGAGTACGCGCCGAGCAGCAGCGAGGATGAGGATCCTGCCAAGGAGATCGGCGTCACCTACAAATCCACCAGGTCGGCG aAACCTGTTGGCCCAGAAGACATGGGAGCCACAGCAGTGTATGAACTGGacacagagaaggagaaggatgcCCAGGCCATCTTTGAGCGCAGCCAGAAAATCCAGGAG GAGCTGAGAGGAAAGGAAGATGATAAAATTTACCGTGGCATTAACAACTACCAGAAGTATGTGAAGCCCAAGGACACATCGATGGGAAATGCCTCCTCAGGAATGGTGAG GAAAGGCCCCATCCGTGCCCCGGAGCACCTGCGGGCCACGGTGCGCTGGGACTACCAGCCCGACATCTGCAAGGACTACAAGGAGACCGGGTTCTGCGGCTTCGGGG acAGCTGCAAGTTCCTGCACGACCGCTCGGACTACAAGCACGGCTGGCAGATCGAGCGGGAGCTGGACGAGGGCCGCTACGGCGTCAACG ATGATGAAAACTACGAGGTGAGCAGTGATGAGGAGGACATGCCTTTCAAATGCTTCATCTGCAGAGGTTCCTTCAAGAACCCCGTGGTCACCAA GTGTCGGCACTACTTCTGtgagagctgtgccctgcagcactACCGCAAATCCCAGCGCTGCTACGTCTGCGACAAGCAAACCAACGGGGTCTTCAACCCTGCCAAAG AGCTCATGGCAAAACTGGAAAAACACaaaggggaagaagaagaagagcaACAATCAGACCAAGAAGGGGATCCACAGTAG
- the CCDC47 gene encoding LOW QUALITY PROTEIN: PAT complex subunit CCDC47 (The sequence of the model RefSeq protein was modified relative to this genomic sequence to represent the inferred CDS: deleted 2 bases in 1 codon), translating into MRRARSAQAPRYGGRGGAEGGGRARDSVKMKNLYIFIAVLFIPWSFTLAKYDEFEDGDDIMEYDDNDFAEFEDVSEDTVTESPQRIITTEDDEEEATVELEGQDENQEDFDDADTQEGDTESEPYDDEEFEGYEEKPDASHSKNKDPITIVNVPAHLQNSWESYYMEILMVTGLLAYIMNYIIGKNKNNRLAHAWFNTHRELLESNFALVGDDGTNKEATSTGKLNQENEHIYNLWCSGRVCCEGMLIQLKFLKRQDLLNVLARMMRPASDQVQIKVTMNDEDMDTYVFAVGTRKALVRLQKEMQDLSEFCSDKPKSGAKYGLPDSLAILSEMGEVTEGMMDAKMIHFLTHYADKIDSVQFSDQFSGPKLMQEEGQLTKLPETKKTLLFTFNVPGSGNTSPKDMESLLPLMSMVIYSIDKAKKFRLNREGKQKADKNRARVEENFLKLTHVQRQEAAQSRREEKKRAEKERIMNEEDPEKQRRLEEAALRREQKKLEKKQMKMKQIKVKAM; encoded by the exons ATGCGGCGGGCCCGCAGTGCGCAGGCGCCCCGGTacggcgggcgcgga ggagcggagggcgggggccgggcccgTGACTCAG tgaaaatgaagaatttatatatttttatcgCTGTCCTGTTCATCCCATGGAGCTTTACTTTGGCAAAATATGATGAATTTGAGGATGGAGATGACATTATGGAATATGATGATAATGACTTTGCTGAATTTGAAGATGTGAGTGAAGATACAGTCACAGAGTCTCCTCAGAGGATCATCACTACAGAAGATGATGAAGAAGAAGCCACTGTAGAGCTTGAGGGTCAGGATGAAAATCAGGAAGACTTTGATGATGCAGACACACAG GAAGGTGACACCGAGAGTGAGCCATACGATGATGAGGAGTTTGAAGGGTATGAAGAGAAACCAGATGCATCTCATAGCAAAAATAAAGACCCCATAACAATAGTTAAT GTCCCTGCTCACCTTCAAAACAGCTGGGAGAGTTACTACATGGAGATCCTGATGGTAACAGGTCTCCTGGCTTACATCATGAACTACATCATCGGCAAGAACAAAAACAACCGCCTGGCTCATGCCTGGTTCAACActcacagggagctgctagAAAGTAACTTTGCTCTTGTTG GGGATGATGGCACTAATAAAGAAGCTACAAGCACTGGGAAACTAAATCAAGAAAATGAACACATATATAACTTGTGGTGCTCTGGAAGGGTGTGCTGTGAAGGAATGCTCATCCAGTTAAAG TTTCTTAAGAGGCAGGACCTGCTGAATGTCCTGGCACGCATGATGAGGCCGGCGTCAGACCAAGTG CAAATAAAAGTGACAATGAATGATGAAGATATGGACACGTATGTGTTTGCTGTTGGAACCAGAAAAGCACTGGTGAGACTTCAGAAAGAGATGCAGGACCTG AGTGAGTTCTGCAGTGATAAACCTAAGTCTGGTGCAAAATATGGGCTTCCAGATTCGCTGGCCATCTTGTCAGAGATGGGAGAGGTCACGGAGGGAATGATGGACGCCAAG ATGATCCATTTCCTCACACACTACGCTGACAAGATCGACTCTGTCCAATTCTCGGACCAGTTCTCCGGTCCAAAACTTATGCAAGA GGAGGGCCAGCTTACAAAACTGCCCGAAACTAAAAAGACACTTTTGTTTACATTTAATG TGCCTGGTTCAGGCAACACTTCCCCAAAGGACATGGAGTCTTTGCTGCCTCTGATGAGCATGGTTATCTACTCCATTGACAAAGCAAAGAAGTTCAGGCTGAACAGAGAA GGTAAACAAAAAGCTGACAAGAACAGGGCTCGGGTGGAAGAGAACTTCCTCAAGCTGACCCACGTGCAGAGACAGGAGGCTGCGCAGTCCCGCCGCGAGGAGAAGAAACGGGCGGAGAAGGAGCGAATCATGAACGAGGAGGATCCCGAGAAACAGCGGCGCCTGGAG GAAGCTGCTCTGCGGCGTGAGCAGAAGAAGCTTGAGAAGAAGCAGATGAAGATGAAGCAAATCAAAGTGAAAGCCATGTGA
- the STRADA gene encoding STE20-related kinase adapter protein alpha isoform X3 yields MSSFLPDSSCYELLTIIGRGFEDLMVVNLARYKPTGEYVTVRRVNLEACTNEMVTFLQGELHVSKLFNHPNIVPYKATFIADNELWVVTSFMAYGSAKDLICTHFTDGMTELAIAYILQGVLKALDYIHHMGYVHRSVKASHILISVDGKVYLSGLRSNLSMINHGQRLKVVHDFPKYSIKVLPWLSPEVLQQNLQGYDAKSDIYSVGITACELANGHVPFKDMPSTQMLLEKLNGTVPCLLDTTTIPADELTMKTSRSSASYGVGESAAVSNARAANGEPALHPYLRTFSTYFHNFVEQCLQRNPDFRPSAGTLLSHPFFKQIKRRASEALPELLRPVTPITNLEGTLPQDPSGIFGLVSNLEQLDVDDWEF; encoded by the exons ATGAGCAGCTTCCTGCCAGACAGCAGCTGCTATGAGTTGCTCACTATCATAG GCAGAGGCTTTGAAGACTTGATGGTTGTGAACCTGGCCAGGTATAAACCCACAGGAGAGTATGTCACAGTCAGAAGAGTGAACTTGGAGGCCTGCACGAATGAAATGGTCACATTCTTGCAG GGGGAACTTCATGTTTCCAAACTCTTCAACCACCCTAACATTGTGCCATACAAAGCAACTTTCATAGCTGACAATGAGCTGTGGGTAGTGACTTCTTTCATGGCCTATG gTTCTGCAAAAGATTTAATCTGTACCCATTTTACAGATGGGATGACTGAACTGGCCATTGCTTACATTCTCCAAGGTGTCTTGAAAGCACTTGACTACATCCATCATATGGGCTATGTGCATAG gagtGTTAAAGCCAGCCACATCCTGATCTCTGTGGATGGGAAGGTTTACCTCTCTGGTCTGAGGAGTAACCTGAGCATGATCAACCATGGGCAGCGACTCAAAGTTGTTCATGACTTCCCCAAATACAGCATCAAAGTGCTGCCTTGGCTCAGTCCTGAGGTTTTGCAGCAG AATCTGCAGGGTTACGATGCAAAATCTGACATTTACAGTGTGGGGATAACGGCCTGTGAGCTGGCAAATGGCCATGTCCCATTTAAAGACATGCCTTCTACTCAG ATGCTGTTGGAGAAGCTGAATGGAActgttccctgcctgctggACACCACCACCATCCCTGCAGACGAGCTGACCATGAAGACGTCGCGCTCCAGCGCCAGCTACGGCGTGGGGGAGAGCGCGGCCGTGAGCAACGCGCGCGCGGCCAACGGCgagccagccctgcaccccTACCTCCGCACCTTCTCCACCTACTTCCACAACTTCGTGGAGCAGTGCCTCCAGAGGAACCCTGATTTCAG GCCCAGTGCAGGCACCCTGCTCAGTCACCCCTTTTTTAAGCAG ATCAAGCGCCGTGCTTCCGAAGCACTCCCCGAACTCCTGCGCCCCGTCACCCCCATCACCAATTTGGAAGGGACACTGCCCCAAGATCCCAGTGGCATTTTTGGGTTGGTATCAAATCTGGAGCAGCTGGATGTGGATGACTGGGAATTCTAG
- the STRADA gene encoding STE20-related kinase adapter protein alpha isoform X2: MSFLRWVSEKFIVEGLREFELFGEQPPGDSRRKTNEASSESIAPSPKRDTMSSFLPDSSCYELLTIIGRGFEDLMVVNLARYKPTGEYVTVRRVNLEACTNEMVTFLQGELHVSKLFNHPNIVPYKATFIADNELWVVTSFMAYGSAKDLICTHFTDGMTELAIAYILQGVLKALDYIHHMGYVHRSVKASHILISVDGKVYLSGLRSNLSMINHGQRLKVVHDFPKYSIKVLPWLSPEVLQQNLQGYDAKSDIYSVGITACELANGHVPFKDMPSTQMLLEKLNGTVPCLLDTTTIPADELTMKTSRSSASYGVGESAAVSNARAANGEPALHPYLRTFSTYFHNFVEQCLQRNPDFRPSAGTLLSHPFFKQIKRRASEALPELLRPVTPITNLEGTLPQDPSGIFGLVSNLEQLDVDDWEF; this comes from the exons ATGTCTTTCCTT cgGTGGGTGTCTGAGAAGTTCATTGTTGAGGGATTGAGAGAGTTCGAGCTGTTTGGAG AGCAGCCTCCGGGTGACTCTCGGAGAAAA aCAAATGAGGCGAGCTCCGAGTCGATAGCTCCTTCCCCTAAAAGGGACACCATGAGCAGCTTCCTGCCAGACAGCAGCTGCTATGAGTTGCTCACTATCATAG GCAGAGGCTTTGAAGACTTGATGGTTGTGAACCTGGCCAGGTATAAACCCACAGGAGAGTATGTCACAGTCAGAAGAGTGAACTTGGAGGCCTGCACGAATGAAATGGTCACATTCTTGCAG GGGGAACTTCATGTTTCCAAACTCTTCAACCACCCTAACATTGTGCCATACAAAGCAACTTTCATAGCTGACAATGAGCTGTGGGTAGTGACTTCTTTCATGGCCTATG gTTCTGCAAAAGATTTAATCTGTACCCATTTTACAGATGGGATGACTGAACTGGCCATTGCTTACATTCTCCAAGGTGTCTTGAAAGCACTTGACTACATCCATCATATGGGCTATGTGCATAG gagtGTTAAAGCCAGCCACATCCTGATCTCTGTGGATGGGAAGGTTTACCTCTCTGGTCTGAGGAGTAACCTGAGCATGATCAACCATGGGCAGCGACTCAAAGTTGTTCATGACTTCCCCAAATACAGCATCAAAGTGCTGCCTTGGCTCAGTCCTGAGGTTTTGCAGCAG AATCTGCAGGGTTACGATGCAAAATCTGACATTTACAGTGTGGGGATAACGGCCTGTGAGCTGGCAAATGGCCATGTCCCATTTAAAGACATGCCTTCTACTCAG ATGCTGTTGGAGAAGCTGAATGGAActgttccctgcctgctggACACCACCACCATCCCTGCAGACGAGCTGACCATGAAGACGTCGCGCTCCAGCGCCAGCTACGGCGTGGGGGAGAGCGCGGCCGTGAGCAACGCGCGCGCGGCCAACGGCgagccagccctgcaccccTACCTCCGCACCTTCTCCACCTACTTCCACAACTTCGTGGAGCAGTGCCTCCAGAGGAACCCTGATTTCAG GCCCAGTGCAGGCACCCTGCTCAGTCACCCCTTTTTTAAGCAG ATCAAGCGCCGTGCTTCCGAAGCACTCCCCGAACTCCTGCGCCCCGTCACCCCCATCACCAATTTGGAAGGGACACTGCCCCAAGATCCCAGTGGCATTTTTGGGTTGGTATCAAATCTGGAGCAGCTGGATGTGGATGACTGGGAATTCTAG